The proteins below come from a single Zea mays cultivar B73 chromosome 8, Zm-B73-REFERENCE-NAM-5.0, whole genome shotgun sequence genomic window:
- the LOC103636532 gene encoding probable metal-nicotianamine transporter YSL18 has product MHCASPARTKDDPPPRSRRMESVGDPREGPSTERAFEVKPIPPWPEQVTGRALAASLALGAALSGVMMNLVFTSGVIPSLNISAALLGFFLLKAWTGLLGQMGVPHRPFTRQENAVVQTCVVACASMTYSGGFGSYLLGMDRETAEKTSTANSPGANISEPTLGRTMAFFFLVSFAGLLVIVPMRKTMIIRHRLTFPSGSATAHLINSFHSPHGFMQAKRQVSLIVRSCLGSLLWSVFQWFYTGGPNCGFTAFPTFGLTAYKHGFYINMNGTYVGVGMISPYLINISMLVGSIISWGIMWPYLLTKKGIWYDANLQETSLKGLNGYKVFSAIGMILGDGILQLVVISLKTVHTMRHHQLAAETIRSFSNVDSMPRPVLSFDDRRRTQVFLREHIPSTFAISGYVVLAALSSAAIPLIYKQVRFYHVAAAYAFAPLLAFCNAYGTGVAETNFSAQYNKLVILLFASWIGARNGGIVGSLVICGVVSAVVSTASDFMSDFKTGYLTLTSPRATLLSQVLGTAMGCVVNPLVFTVFHHFYESNANKVYDAPMARVYRAIAVLGAGDQQLPDHCLAISVAFFVLALTVSALRELASHNKWPAQHYIPSVTGMAVSFLLVPAVSIDMCVGSLILFMWNRADREDAQVFAPVLASGLICGDGLFSIPYALLARYDVTPPICVRFIGRVQNKMLDDYMEKVAASR; this is encoded by the exons ATGCATTGCGCGTCACCGGCTCGCACCAAGGACGATCCGCCGCCGCGAAGCAGGAGGATGGAGTCGGTCGGCGACCCGCGGGAGGGCCCGTCGACGGAGCGGGCGTTCGAGGTGAAGCCGATCCCGCCGTGGCCGGAGCAAGTGACGGGGCGCGCCCTGGCGGCGAGcctcgcgctgggcgcggcgctcAGCGGCGTGATGATGAACCTGGTGTTCACGTCGGGGGTCATCCCGTCGCTCAACATCTCGGCGGCCCTGCTGGGGTTCTTCCTCCTCAAGGCGTGGACGGGCCTGCTGGGCCAGATGGGCGTGCCGCACCGCCCCTTCACCCGCCAGGAGAACGCCGTGGTGCAGACCTGCGTCGTCGCCTGCGCCAGCATGACATACAGCG GCGGCTTCGGGTCGTATCTTCTCGGGATGGACCGGGAGACGGCGGAGAAGACGAGCACCGCGAACAGCCCCGGTGCGAACATCAGCGAGCCGACGCTCGGTCGGACGATGGCCTTCTTCTTCCTCGTCAGCTTCGCCGGCCTCCTCGTCATCGTGCCCATGAGGAAG ACCATGATCATCCGCCACCGGCTGACGTTCCCGAGCGGGTCCGCCACGGCGCACCTCATCAACAGCTTCCACAGCCCCCACGGTTTCATGCAGGCAAA GAGGCAGGTGTCGCTCATCGTCCGGTCGTGCCTAGGGAGCTTGCTCTGGTCCGTCTTCCAGTGGTTCTACACCGGAGGACCCAACTGCGGCTTCACTGCGTTCCCGACGTTCGGGCTCACCGCGTACAAACACGG CTTCTACATCAATATGAATGGAACTTACGTTGGTGTGGGCATGATCAGCCCTTACCTGATAAACATCTCGATGCTGGTCGGCTCCATCATCTCCTGGGGGATCATGTGGCCCTACCTCCTAACCAAGAAAGGCATCTGGTACGACGCCAATCTCCAAGAGACCAGCCTAAAAGGCCTCAACGGCTACAAG GTGTTTAGCGCGATAGGTATGATTCTCGGCGACGGCATCCTCCAGCTCGTCGTGATCTCGCTGAAGACCGTACACACCATGCGCCACCACCAGCTAGCCGCCGAGACGATCAGGTCCTTCTCCAACGTGGACTCCATGCCGCGGCCGGTCCTCAGCTTCGACGACCGCCGCAGGACGCAGGTGTTCCTCCGGGAGCACATACCCAGCACGTTCGCCATCAGCGGCTACGTCGTGCTGGCGGCGCTCTCCTCCGCCGCCATCCCGCTCATCTACAAGCAGGTGCGCTTCTACCACGTCGCCGCGGCGTACGCGTTCGCGCCGCTCCTGGCCTTCTGCAACGCCTACGGCACTGGCGTCGCCGAGACCAACTTCTCGGCGCAGTACAACAAGCTGGTCATCCTGCTCTTCGCGTCGTGGATCGGGGCCAGGAACGGCGGGATCGTCGGGAGCCTCGTCATCTGCGGCGTCGTGTCGGCCGTCGTGTCCACGGCCTCCGACTTCATGTCGGACTTCAAGACGGGGTACCTCACCCTCACCTCGCCGCGGGCCACGCTCCTGAGCCAGGTGCTCGGCACCGCGATGGGCTGCGTCGTCAACCCGCTCGTCTTCACCGTCTTCCACCACTTCTACGAGTCCAACGCCAACAAGGTGTACGACGCGCCCATGGCCAGGGTGTACCGCGCCATCGCCGTGCTGGGCGCCGGGGACCAGCAGCTGCCCGACCACTGCCTCGCTATCAGCGTCGCCTTCTTCGTGCTGGCGCTGACCGTGAGCGCGCTCCGGGAGCTGGCCTCGCACAACAAGTGGCCCGCGCAGCATTACATCCCCAGCGTCACCGGCATGGCcgtctcgttcctgctggtcccgGCCGTGTCCATCGACATGTGCGTGGGGAGCTTGATCCTCTTCATGTGGAACAGGGCGGACAGGGAGGACGCGCAGGTGTTCGCGCCGGTGCTTGCGTCCGGTCTCATATGCGGGGACGGGCTCTTCTCCATACCATACGCGCTGCTCGCCAGGTACGACGTCACGCCGCCCATCTGCGTAAGGTTCATCGGCAGAGTGCAGAACAAGATGCTGGACGACTACATGGAGAAAGTCGCAGCATCCCGATGA
- the LOC111589922 gene encoding uncharacterized protein yields MWRLPGVRYPGEGSGSRGGEKSGCAVVPSLATSIHLGEGASRRDSSAEPAKLGSKRPCASGSGGGPLSVAGGKEVAGDETKIQDSGATVGVRRRRTAIAKKLRRSTAPTKEGAEKRKRISSPPSSSSSIRSGAPDPKRKSMGTDWNQVMAQYGTFLSKDDGTQFQNTAFAPLPDIPAQGSPAAPLVKKAPQRTKLANFTSEEDMRVCQAWLAVSCDPIVNTGQKRQGFWNRITEAYNSRRGSMPERSMKSLMSRWDSIKTQCSTFAGYMMAVLRQNPSGMTDADKTSLAATRFAAVEKKPFHFLHCWSILKDQPKWMDQHMGNQNPPPNPIGTQSNTIDLDGAEDSGPSSFTSKRPLGRDSSKEKAKKQRSENTSSTDSEYLTRMGELSLERLSVYKSVASTEEKKLESMNKHERQKLILERKKLNLEKLKMERQKVKEDTEQEVLILSMDLTKCNPLLRQYYEAKQQEILARVTGTSSSSK; encoded by the exons ATGTGGAGACTTCCAGGTGTCCGCTATCCGGGCGAGGGTTCGGGCTCCCGCGGTGGTGAAAAATCCGGATGCGCTGTTGTCCCGTCGCTGGCGACTTCGATCCATCTCGGCGAGGGGGCCTCGCGGCGCGACTCGTCGGCGGAGCCGGCCAAGCTGGGCTCCAAGAGGCCGTGCGCGAGCGGGTCCGGCGGCGGACCGCTCTCGGTGGCTGGAGGCAAGGAGGTGGCCGGCGACGAGACAAAGATCCAAGACTCGGGTGCAACCGTCGGTGTTCGTCGACGTCGAACCGCCATCGCGAAGAAGCTGAGAAGATCCACGGCGCCGACGAAGGAAGGTGCGGAGAAACGCAAGCGCATCTCGTCGCCGCCATCGTCATCGTCTTCCATTCGGTCGGGTGCTCCAGATCCGAAGAGAAAAAG CATGGGTACGGACTGGAACCAAGTTATGGCACAATATGGCACTTTCCTATCCAAGGATGATGGCACTCAGTTTCAGAACACTGCATTTGCTCCTCTGCCTGATATACCAGCCCAGGGCTCACCAGCAGCACCTCTAGTGAAGAAGGCTCCTCAACGCACAAAGCTAGCAAATTTCACGTCTGAAGAGGATATGAGGGTTTGTCAAGCTTGGTTGGCTGTGAGTTGTGATCCCATTGTCAACACTGGTCAGAAGCGTCAAGGATTTTGGAATCGGATTACAGAGGCATACAACTCTCGCAGAGGATCAATGCCAGAGAGGTCTATGAAATCTCTCATGAGCAGGTGGGACAGTATCAAAACTCAATGTTCTACCTTTGCTGGATACATGATGGCTGTGCTTCGACAAAACCCAAGTGGCATGACTGATGCAGATAAG ACTTCTCTTGCGGCTACTCGGTTTGCTGCTGTTGAAAAGAAGCCCTTCCATTTCTTACATTGTTGGTCCATATTGAAGGATCAACCAAAATGGATGGACCAACACATGGGTAACCAAAATCCTCCACCCAACCCAATTGGTACCCAATCAAATACTATTGACTTAGATGGTGCTGAAGACTCAGGTCCATCAAGCTTTACTTCGAAGAGACCGCTTGGTCGTGATTCATCCaaggaaaaggcaaagaagcaAAGATCTGAGAACACATCATCCACTGATTCTGAGTACCTAACACGGATGGGTGAGCTTTCTTTGGAACGGTTATCTGTCTACAAATCAGTAGCTtcaactgaggagaagaagttgGAGTCCATGAACAAACATGAGAGGCAGAAACTGATATTGGAGAGGAAGAAGCTAAATTTAGAGAAACTGAAGATGGAACGACAAAAGGTGAAGGAGGACACGGAACAGGAAGTTCTGATATTGAGCATGGATTTGACTAAATGTAACCCCCTACTTCGACAGTACTACGAGGCTAAACAACAGGAGATTCTCGCAAGGGTTACTGGAACCTCGTCGTCAAGCAAGTAA